A genomic window from Diospyros lotus cultivar Yz01 chromosome 2, ASM1463336v1, whole genome shotgun sequence includes:
- the LOC127796036 gene encoding calnexin homolog — protein MEEGKRRLYLQFGFLLLIGCFASQLFASFDPIFYESFDEPFGGRWIVSEKEDYKGVWKHAKSEGHDDHGLLVSEAARKYAIVKELDEPVKLKDGTVVLQFETRHQNGLECGGAYLKYLRPQEAGWVPKEFDNESPYSIMFGPDKCGATNKVHFILKHKNPKSGEYIEHHLKHPSSVPSDKLSHVYTAILKPNNQLRILIDGEEKKKANFLSAEDFEPPLIPKKTIPDPDDKKPSAWDERAKIPDQNAVKPNDWDEDAPMEIVDEEAEKPEGWLDDEPEEIDDPEASKPEDWDEEEDGEWEAPKIDNPRCETAPGCGEWKRPMKRNPAYKGKWYAPLIDNPDYKGIWKPREIPNPNYFELDTPDFEPIAAIGIEIWTMQNGILFDNILIAGDEKVAQSYRVSTWKPKFEVEKEKQKAEDAAAGLSDGLKNFQKTVFDVLYKIADIPFLSKQKSQILDLIQKAETQPNLTIGVIVSIIVVLLSIIFKILFGGKKPKKVSAESHTGESETSNNQGSNKEKEEQNEKEDTAGPRRRNNRREN, from the exons ATCTTTTACGAGTCGTTTGATGAACCGTTCGGTGGTAGATGGATTGTGTCTGAGAAAGAGGATTACAAAG GTGTTTGGAAACATGCAAAGAGTGAGGGGCATGATGATCATGGGCTGCTTGTAAGTGAGGCGGCCAGGAAGTATGCTATTGTCAAAGAGCTTGATGAGCCTgtgaagctcaaggatgggacCGTAGTCCTTCAGTTTGAAACTCGCCATCAAAATGGGCTCGAGTGTGGTGGTGCATATTTGAAATATCTCCGTCCTCAGGAAGCAGGGTGGGTTCCTAAGGAGTTTGACAATGAGTCCCCTTACTCTATCATGTTTGGACCTGACAAATGTGGGGCCACTAACAAAGTTCACTTTATTCTAAAGCATAAGAACCCCAAGAGTGGAGAGTACATTGAACACCATCTGAAGCACCCGTCTTCTGTGCCATCTGACAAGCTATCCCATGTTTACACTGCCATTCTGAAGCCTAATAATCAATTGCGGATCCTCATAGATggggaagagaaaaagaaggctAACTTCTTGTCTGCTGAGGATTTTGAGCCCCCATTGATTCCTAAAAAGACAATTCCTGACCCTGATGATAAGAAGCCCTCAGCCTGGGATGAGAGAGCAAAGATTCCTGATCAGAATGCTGTTAAACCAAATGACTGGGATGAGGATGCGCCTATGGAAATTGTAGATGAGGAAGCTGAAAAACCTGAAGGATGGTTAGATGATGAGCCTGAAGAGATCGATGATCCTGAGGCATCAAAACCAGAAGATTGGGATGAGGAGGAGGATGGTGAATGGGAGGCACCGAAGATTGATAACCCAAGGTGTGAGACAGCTCCTGGTTGCGGTGAATGGAAGAGGCCAATGAAGAGGAACCCAGCTTACAAGGGAAAATGGTATGCCCCACTTATTGACAACCCCGATTATAAGGGTATCTGGAAGCCACGGGAAATTCCAAACCCCAACTACTTTGAGCTCGACACCCCTGACTTTGAGCCCATTGCTGCCATTGGCATCGAAATATGGACAATGCAAAATGGAATTTTGTTTGACAACATCTTGATAGCTGGTGATGAGAAGGTCGCCCAATCATACAGAGTTAGTACTTGGAAACCAAAATTTGAagttgagaaagaaaagcaGAAGGCTGAGGATGCAGCTGCTGGACTTTCAGATGGCCTTAAAAATTTCCAG AAGACTGTGTTCGATGTCCTTTACAAGATCGCAGACATTCCTTTCTTGAGCAAACAGAAGTCTCAAATTCTG GATCTCATTCAAAAGGCAGAGACACAGCCAAACCTCACAATTGGTGTCATTGTGTCCATCATAGTTGTTTTGTTATCCATCATATTCAAGATCCTTTTTGGCGGGAAGAAACCA AAAAAAGTGAGTGCAGAGTCTCACACCGGAGAATCTGAGACTTCGAACAACCAAGGAAGCAACAAAGAAAAGGAGGAGCAGAATGAGAAGGAAGACACGGCCGGCCCTCGTCGGAGGAACAACAGGCGCGAGAATTAG